The Lepeophtheirus salmonis chromosome 13, UVic_Lsal_1.4, whole genome shotgun sequence genome segment aacagaactttttttttaaattgtaagctcacgaggatttcgacaattttcacatccctggTCATAATACCCTTTTAAGAAATTCTTCTGCGCAGATTCTCGCTCTTGAATTAACGCAGAGTTTCATTTCCGAGATTTCCTTATCAATTTCCTCCATGAAATGAATCACAAAATCGATCAATTTGTGCTTATACATTTCCTCAGTATGGAAATTCGTAATCAAAAAACTAATGTCATAGccctcaatttttttccttcgaagaataatgaaattttcagCTCTTCTCATCATGAACTTGGTAAATTTATGGcaaagtaatttttctatttcgtCCGCTTGTTTGATAGCAATGGAGACACGAATGGAGTTAATGGAAGGCTCAATCAGAGTCCTTTCCTTTTCATTTCGAGATATGATCAAAGGGTTCATAAGAAGCTCCGTGGATTCTTGTACTTCTACCATGGGCTTATTATGACGCTCAACCTAGAGTCAAAAGATCATTCATGGAGTGAAGACTGAACATATAGTACACTCACCTTTTGAGAATTGAAGTTTTCCAAGCACATGGCTGCTTCCAAGGATCGTTTCACGCATAAAAGATACGGCTTCAGTGTGGCCGactgcaaaattaaaataataacaatatctgtattaaaagtacttgatatatattcaaaaaccaGGAATTCATCATAATTGAGTGATTCTCTCCTCAGACAAGGAGTTAAATCTCAATCCAGACTCAAAGATCGACACATACTTCATTTGTCAATTGCTCTATTCTAATCCACTCCCAGCATCTGTAAAAGTACAATAAGTTTAAGCATTTACCatgatctatttttatttcaatctatCCGTAAAGGCCGAAGATCGAGTCCGTAAACAAAAATACTGAGGAATACGGAATACCGAATAAAACTTTAGATAATCAAGAAGGGGGAGGATCAATTAGCTTATGCAGTATTCGTACACTCTTCCGGTACTTcaactttattctattttctataaataaaattaaatcggAATTGAGCCGGAATCCTAATATACCGAGCATGTGACGTACTTTgcttttcaaaagaaaagagaaggaagtaaacttataaacagctgatatgacgtcatagataaaaaatatatcataatcaaTGAGTTCTAAAttgggaatatatatatatataaaggggcTTACAACTTCTTTTTGACTCACAAAACCTATAGACCCGAGTAGGCACGACTTTGAATTCCATTACTCAGTAGACAGCAGAAGGAGGGAGGTGAGAGAAGTGTGGATTTAGAAAGACATTCCATTCATAGTCATTTGGATGGATCTACGTAGCAATCGGATTTATGGATCTGCATCCTTCCCGTTCCTAGGAACATCCAATTCACACGTCTTCTGATACTCTTTTCAAGGGATGTCGACTCTTCACTCGTTGGATCTCGTgtcctttaatggaaggatcgttgaTTGTGACTTTTGATCTCGTTAGTCATTGTgtctatacataaattccttcagATTTTTGTGGAATCATCATCGTCATACTTCTATAAATAAGAACTAAGGAGCTCCATAAAACGACagtaaagataatgtgcttctcttttctcgatgTTTTGGTCTACAAAGTATATCATATTCTGATATTACATAGAAATAGTTATTTGGAACTGGAAAGTTCTACAAAAAGGAATAATTCTCGAATGAATTACCTAGTGAGGAAAAAAGAATTCTTGTCATTTCTCACCCACAGCTTCTTTGTTAAAACTCTTGAAACCTGTTCCTTCCAAAGCCGACTTTTTTCGTTTgttattcagagaaaaatatttcatttgtaggAATCCTCCAGTTTCCTTAATGTATATAAGACAGAAATCCCCTGTAAAAAAGTAGAACTCAATCTTATACTCTTAATAAATATGCTGCCTTTTTTCTCCATACTTTTGTCAGcaatgcatattatattttgctgttatctgcataaatagtttttggtGAATTGTTGAGTGCTAAgtgataacaaattataagtgaCCTCTTAACTTATGTAGACTTATAGTGGAAAACCTTAATATGATTGCAATGTCGAAACTTAGTTAGTCTTAATCATCttctaaaaaacttatttgcttatcaccatatttgaatatattcaaatattcagttcttatattttattattagttatttaaaaaatactcattaatagcATAGGTACAgacgttcaaaattaaaagttaactttttatattttatcctgcttttctttgatttattcctctctctctctatatatgtattattaaaatatattattattttaagatctgaataaaacactttttttagagtatatcctttatcaaaagaaaccaaataaaaatttcatatttagaatataatttcgTAATTTTTTCATGTGAATTCGACCATTTTTACCAGAATGTATGTACTATTAGGCTCATTTGTAAGATTTTTActggataatttaaaatattcgaATCAAACTTGAGcaatataattagcaaaatGATGGTTGTTTTTTACACTTCAATCCAATAGGGAGATAGGAATATCCTGTTTCTAATAAACTGACAAGTAGCTTTGTTAAGCATCGTTTTGGATTTGTCAACGTCGATAAAATTGTCGagaatatcatattgtaaagcTGACTAACATGTaacgtatttaaatataataaatctgaaACCCTTTTAAGATAACCCCTATTAACAATATCTTGAACAGTTTCGATGAGATCTCAATCTTCGCCAGAAAATTCAATATCAAGAAGGTTATacatctttaattttgaaaaacttaatgatgGAAGATGCTATGTATCcgaatatataaaacaatagattAGCTTGAGATTCTTCCATAGTAAAATTAGAATTGggaaaactgaaaataaatatatatatttaaaaaaattggattagtGCTTACAagttatataatgtttttattttcatatttatgctTATTACTtgatttacatttaatattcttGAGTTTCGGGTAAAAAttcgttaatttatttattaaaaatatatatttaatagtaacaTAATGATATTTGttctcttaattaaaataaatatattgaaaatgttcataaatgacTTAATATATCCCTTCAATGCTACAATATATTacatcggtcaataagtcccGGGCCTAACTACCAAATGGCGccactaacaaaatatttttcggaaGTACAAACCAGAGAGATTTATCTACGGCAAGAACATTCAAAAAgttactgtcaaaatttcatgacgtttggtttattatttatcgagttaCGGTAGTTTAAGTGACACTACTTAGATTCTTAAAAGCTATGGATTCAAAGCAATTTTGTGTGTAgatttatcattgctttttgatgggaaaaGAACACCGTTCAAGCCCAAACTTGGCTCGAAAAATGTTATCCCAACTCTGCCCCATCAAACAATGGTTTGTCCGATTTGAAACGTGGTCGTACGGATTCCGATGATGCTGAACACCCTGGTCCGCCAAATGAGGCGGTTATACCCGAAAACATTGAAAACCCCTGAAAATCATCATGGGCAATCGCAAAGGGAAGTTGCAAGAGATAGCTGACactctgaagttatcaaaaggtaGTGTTTACACCATCATACAGGAACATTTGGTATGAAAAAGCTGTTTTCCAAATGGTTGCCACGTTTGCGTAGGTACATGACAATGGATGACACCTGGATTCCTCACTTCAATATAGAATCAAAACGGCAGTCTACTGAGTGGTGTGCAGAAAGAGAAAGCCGTCCAAAAGACTCAAATATCGGCTGGGAAGGTTATGGCCTCTCTGTTTTGGGATTCggatggaattttattcattgactacATGAAACATAGAAAAACAATCAACAGCGACTATTATATCGGTTTGTTGTATCGTTTGAAGGCCGAAATTACCCAGAAAAGacctcatttgaagaagaaaaaggtgctCTTTCATCAAGATAATGCATTGtgtcacaagtcaataaaaacagcCGCAAAATTGGTCGAATTTGGGTTCGAATTGCTACCAATCCACCATATTCTCTAGTTCTGGCCCCAAACGACTACTGGCTCTTCGCAGAACTCAAAAAGATGCTCCGTGGAAAAAGATTTGGCTCAGATGAGGAAGTGATAGTCGAAACTGAAGTATATTTTGAAGGTCTTGATAAATCTTTCTACACCCATGATATCGAAAAGCTAGAGAAACGTTGGAATGATTGAATCGTTCTTAAAGGAGATTatcttaatgaataaaaatgaattttgacaaaaaaaagttgttttcctATCTAGGCCCGGGACATAATGACCGATGTACATAATACATACCctgccgtgcaaaattatttaccgattatgtaaatatactttttaagaggttttgtggcaaccaatctgattattttgtatttttactgttaaaataaacaaaaatccttcctgtgagagcgtaacaacttccacacgtgagaccatgtccaatcaggaaacaaagaggatcgaaattgcagccctcctccgagcgggagtgcctcctaacaacattaaggaacaggttggggcctcgttgaagacaatttacaatgtttccaagcgcttggaggctggggtgatctcaagcattcccctggggctggcaggaagcccactgtctcaacaaggcaagtaaaggcagtgttcaagaggactcccaacaggtcaattgccgacatggccagaaagatgggaacgtcgagatcaactgtttcaagggcattgaaaagggctggaggaaagtccctaaggcgtactgaacgccctctgctaactgaacgtcagccagaagtcagacttgagcgtgccaagaaaatcttgaatgatatcaagagctcatctccAATatgcatcatcattttttcagatgagaacaTTACTTTTTTCACTAAAGGCTTaactatggttgatgggctccatgaccgtgttgtgagctttggagatgtgcaagataagcaccgctatgttgcaacaacaaagcaccctgcttcggcgATGATGTTGGGCTTCGTGTCCTCCAACGAGAAGGCCATGAAGTCGGTATGGTTCCCCAACACGGAGGATTATATGAAgaaaggtccttccgtggatggGGTTTAAATGGCGGAGGTAATTATGCAGAagattaacaattgtgtatatccatcaatgttgttatataagcttaccgtggatcaaatccatagtcggcaactctccttgaattttttcaacattAGATGATTTTgacctttattattaataattagttagatctcatcggtagagatatatcttcCTGTGAAATTGTATATagaacttccacatgaagaagaggggtgattagcgtctcgcttgtgtaaacaacactgaattccgatgttaaaacaagaaaaaattatctggatcaatctattatttcaatattctgtatttataattttattattattaatagttatatgattttaattgtttagcccagatatttaacttaaatgtttaatggttctATTTTTAGTATGCacgattatatttaattaaagcctgcaaaaaacgacgcaaaaatttataaataaatgccttaaaggctatTATGCTGTCAACAAGGCATAATGAGCCTCGATGGACGCCGATGTACGGATCCAGCAAGTCTGTAGTATAGCTTAAGACGATTTCGCTAATGACCattgtcattgagtcaaatggtgataatacattgattaaatttgatacaaacattttttattttattattataaaattatgtatgaataaattttatctcaAGTCAGTtacccttgaaaaaaaaaatgattaaagatttattacattgtccgcgatatgttcttcagaaaaatcggtaaataatttctGCACGGCCCtgtaataaatctttaaaatattttttttttttctatacctaCAGGGGTctagataaaatataagtaagggtgataattttggtaagaatagaaaagcgtgcaaggagaagagaagaaatacttatggcatcattgattaaataatatacatcttcttctatcaatcttAAACGTTATTATTCccacttttattattcaatattaatataatgttagATACttatagtcgatagagaactgaataaaatgcctaaaataaagtattcttctgtctggatttctggaaatggaggcccaggaatttggaaaatatttggaaaatacttaccggatgagaaacatatggcttgtcggatttgtcgacataaatgtgttttttgtcccctgtctagaattaaactccactcattatcctcatctcatatcaagagtatggatattcatctaaaaaatcaagttaatgatgaatatatcaagtcagactttaactctgatctcacaaagatgcttattggaTGTATAATAAGGAATCCACATGGTTAAAGTCTCGAATTCTGATAGATTCTTGTTGTTTCGGTACAAGCTGTTCAACGTTTGGTACCATCccgatttttttgaaattttgcatatagtttaatattgaatagatGCTCAAAAATCTAAGATTTTAGTCTTCTTTGATCTCCATATCAGGAGTTAGAGGCTCCTAAAGTTCAAGCCTCGAGGGCAGAACCCATGTTTTTAAACAGCTATATTTCTTGTGTTTTTAATGGTATCGATCTAATTTAAACGTGATTAGGTAGATATTTACAGAttgattattctatattttatacttttgccGAATAAAATGTTCCTTTGACCTTGAAGTGACGAGGTCAAATCTTGgactttaaaaatttcaaacatgatagacttcaatttttctcaaattttcatgCAATGGCTgtcaacatatattaattaattaaaatttttttttgggcctGCTTCAAATTTGTGTCAACGCTATAAGCAAAATACAAAGAATGGGATGTACAAAACTTGGGtacaatattagaaaatataattaatttagaattgtgGAGAGACAAATTTacactcatttatatattttattatatgttatatagaTTTAGTAAAATACAAGATCTTAATTATCACCCTTAGCTATATGTAAGGGTGAtcattttggtaagaatagaaaagcgtgcgagcagaagagaagaaatacttatggcatcattgattaaataatatacatcttcttctatcaatcaagaacgtcatcattcccgcctttattattcaatattaatataatattagatggtgatagtcgatagagaactgaataaaatgcctaaaataacgtcgccttctgtctggatttctgaaaatggaggcccaggaatttgggaattacttaccagatgagaaacagatggtttgtcggatttgtcgaaataaatgtgcctttggtctcctatctagaattacacgccactcattattctcatatcatatcaagagaattgatattcatctaaaaatcaagttaatgatgaatacatcaagtcagactttaactctgatctcacaaagatgcttattgcatgtaatataaccttatcaattgctaatcatctatgttcaaaaaat includes the following:
- the Arpc4 gene encoding actin-related protein 2/3 complex subunit 4, with the protein product MSATLKPYLLCVKRSLEAAMCLENFNSQKVERHNKPMVEVQESTELLMNPLIISRNEKERTLIEPSINSIRVSIAIKQADEIEKLLCHKFTKFMMRRAENFIILRRKKIEGYDISFLITNFHTEEMYKHKLIDFVIHFMEEIDKEISEMKLCVNSRARICAEEFLKRF